The following is a genomic window from Anaerolineales bacterium.
CTGCGGCAGGTCAGCGATGGTTATCTTGGCGCCCGTCTCTTCGATACGCACCTTCAAGTTCTGCAGAGCATCGTCCACGGCTTGGCGCGCATCCACCGGTTCAGGTGGCTGCCCCTGTGTGCCGACCCGCGAGAAGGACAGCAGGTCTTGAATAAGGCGCTGCATGCGCTGGGCCCCATCCACGGCATAGTTGATGAAATCCAGAGCATCGCCGTCCAGATCTTTCCTGTAGCGGCTCTCCAAAAGCTGCATGTAGCTGGAGACCATGCGCAGTGGTTCCTGCAGGTCATGCGAGGCCACGTAGGCAAACTGTTCCAACTCCTTGTTGGAGCGCTCCAGCTCTTCGTTCTTTTGACCCAGGTGCTCAGCCAGCTGCTTCTGCTCGGTGATGTCGGTCCAGATGCCGCCAATGCTGACCAGGTCGCCGTCGGCGTCAAACATGGGGAATTTGGTACAAAGGTAGCTGCGCTTTTCACCCTCCAGACGCGCCTGGGCTTCGAACGAAACCACATGCTTGGACGAGAGCACTTGCTGGTCGCTGAGTAACACCTTGGGCAGTAACTCGCTGGAAAAGATGTCTTCAGCGGTCCTGCCGATGACCTGGTCTGCCGGCAGGCCGACCAGCTTTTCGAACGGCAAATTGACCATCTGGTACTGGCCTTCAGTGGATTTCAGAATGATGGCTGAAGGCGAATTCTGCACCAAGGCATTGAACTGCTGCTGGGTGCTGGCCAGGTTGCTGCGCAACAAACGTTGAGAGGTTTCTGCAGTCTGTAGATTGATGGCATTCAGCACGATGACTGCGCCCAAAAAGAGCATGACCAGAACCGCGTAGGAGGATGAGGCCAGGCCGGCCTGCAGCACACCCCGGCTCTGCAACCAGAAGATCAGCCAGCCCAACAAAAAAGGGGTGACCAGCGCAGCGGCCAGCAAATTGCGTGTGTTTTGGCCAATGGCGTTGTTGGCCAGGATCAAATCCACCCAGCCGCGCTGCTTCATCTCCAATAACAGGGTGGCGGCCAGCAGCACAATAAGCACGGAGGTATGCAGAGCCATGCCGGTATAGGAGAACAGGCTGGTGCCGTACACCCAGGAGAATGGATAGCTAAAGAAGACGCTCAGCCCCAGCAGCAGAACAAGCAGGATCATTGTCTGACGGTGGCGGTCTTTGAGGCGGTCCTCGGTGAGCATGGCCAAAGCGAGCAGCACGAAAGCGGCCGCGGTCGGCGCGGAGGTGCGCCCGGGCAGCCCCTCTTGCACGTCTCCGAAATTGTCAGGGAACAAGGCCTGGTCGATGCCCAGGTTTATATCGAACACGAACTGCGACAACAGAAGGCTGGCGAATACAAGGCCCAGCACGGCCAACAGCTTCCACCCGCGCGTCTGGGGCAGCCGCATTTGGCGCAGATACAGCGCCCCGCCCAAAAGGATGAAACCGAGGGCTGTGTTGGCCTTCATGCCGGGCAGGCCAGGCAAGATCGAGGTGAGCACCCGAATCTGCAGCCACCAGCCAACCAGGACCAGCAAGGCCACGCCGAGAACCAGCAAACTGATCTTTTTGGGCAAATCTTTGTTGGTGATCGCGATCACTTCTGCCAACCCTCAGGTCACACCTATGGTTGCCGCCCCTGACAACTCCGCAAAGTCTGAGCTTACTCCAGTTTTAATTGCCGCCCGGCTAACAAATTTGCAAGGCAGTCTGCGGGAAACAAAAACACCCGCCGGGCTGCGGCGGGTGTTTGGTCTGCTGCATGCGGGTTAGCGCGAGTAGTATTCGATAACCTGGTTGACTTCGCAGATGACCGGGATCTCGGTGGGTACGGGCAGCCGAGCGTACTTGGCGCTCATGCTCTTCTTGTCCATCTCGACATACGGGGGAACGTTGCCCACAGTTTCCAGCGCCTCGACAATGGCGGGGATCTTGCGGCTCTTTTCCTTGACGGCGATCACATCGCCGGGCTTGACCGAATACGAGGGGATATCCACCCGCTCACCGTTGACGGTGATGTGGCCGTGGTTGACGTACTGGCGGGCGGCATAGATGCTGCGGGCAAAGCCAGCACGCAAGACCAGCGCATCCAAGCGGGACTCGAGCAGGATCATCAGGGTCTCAGGTGTGCGGCCCTTGGTGCGATAGGCGCGCTGGATGTAGCCGCGCATCTGGGCTTCGCGAATGTTGTATTGGTCACGCAGACGCTGCTTTTGCAGCAGCTGCTGCTTGTAGTCCGAGGCGCGACGCCACTGGCCGCGGCCGCCATGCTGCCCGGGAGGATTGGGGCGGCGCTCCATGATCTTGAGCGCCTTAGGGGTCAGCGGGACACCAAGTGCGCGGGACCGTTTAACTTTGGACGTTTTATTCATACTGCAGTAGTACTCCTTATTTGTCGGGCAGTGTCGCCCGGCCAGCAACTGGCGCTGGTCAATGTAACTTCTTTTTGCACTCCTGGCAAGCCGTGGCCGCGCGCTCGCCAGGAAAGTGCCCCCACGGGGATTCGAACCCCGGTTTTAGCCTTGAAAGGGCCACGTCCTAGGCCTCTAGACGATGGGGGCTAATGAACGGCTGCGCCGTTCAATTTGGCCTTGCTTCGCAAGGCCAGCCGACCTTGCATTTCGGTGAACAGCGGAAATCCCGCTGATTCTTTGGCCTGCTTCGCAAGGCCAGCCGACCTTGCATCTGGGTAATCAGCGGAATTCCGCTGATTTTTTGGCCTTGCTGAATACGAGACCATGACTGGTTCACGAAACAGCAGCGCATTTTACCACAAGGTATGCGCTAGTTATCCCCCGGATCTGGCAAGGTGTAGTGCTCCACCACGCCAATCGCATCGAAGGGAAAATAGCGAAAGACGGCTTTGCCAATAATGTCACTGATCGGCAAGGCGCCCCACTCACGCGAATCGGAGGAGGCGTTGCGGTTGTCGCCGATGACATAGACATGCTCCGGCGGCACGATGCGCTCAGACATGTCCAAGCGAATCGGTTCGCTGGCGTAGATTTCCTCCAATGCCTGGCCATTGATGTAGACCTTGCCGGCGTAGATGGCAATGCGTTCCCCGGGCAGGCCGATGACACGCTTGATGTAATCCTCATCCGGATCATTGGGATAAGGGAAGACGACCACATCCCCGCGCTGCGGTTCCGCCCAGCGGTAGGCCAGGCGATTGACGATGATGTAATCCCCATTGTGGAAATTGGGATACATGCTGTTGAACTCGACGCGGACCCGGGCGGAAACAAAGTTGATCGCCAGGAAAAGCACCAAGGCCAGCAGAATAGTCTCGAACACCTCGCGTAAGGTGCGGCGCAGCCGGGAGGACGGCGCCTCGTCCAGCGCGACGACATTCTGGCGGTCTAGCGGACCAAGTTCTGGGGGAGAAGGGGGCAAGGACATGCGAAGCGGCGTGATTATACACGCCCTGCCCTCGCCCGGCGGCAGCAGGAATCAGTCAAAACTGGGAATGGAGAGCGAGTCGACGATGCCGACAATGACAGA
Proteins encoded in this region:
- a CDS encoding PAS domain-containing protein, whose amino-acid sequence is MAEVIAITNKDLPKKISLLVLGVALLVLVGWWLQIRVLTSILPGLPGMKANTALGFILLGGALYLRQMRLPQTRGWKLLAVLGLVFASLLLSQFVFDINLGIDQALFPDNFGDVQEGLPGRTSAPTAAAFVLLALAMLTEDRLKDRHRQTMILLVLLLGLSVFFSYPFSWVYGTSLFSYTGMALHTSVLIVLLAATLLLEMKQRGWVDLILANNAIGQNTRNLLAAALVTPFLLGWLIFWLQSRGVLQAGLASSSYAVLVMLFLGAVIVLNAINLQTAETSQRLLRSNLASTQQQFNALVQNSPSAIILKSTEGQYQMVNLPFEKLVGLPADQVIGRTAEDIFSSELLPKVLLSDQQVLSSKHVVSFEAQARLEGEKRSYLCTKFPMFDADGDLVSIGGIWTDITEQKQLAEHLGQKNEELERSNKELEQFAYVASHDLQEPLRMVSSYMQLLESRYRKDLDGDALDFINYAVDGAQRMQRLIQDLLSFSRVGTQGQPPEPVDARQAVDDALQNLKVRIEETGAKITIADLPQVVADKNQLTQVFQNLVANAIKFRGEAAPKIRIGASQVDGFAEFSIKDNGIGFDAKYTDRIFVIFQRLNSRELYEGTGIGLAICKKIVERHSGRIWVESKPGKGSQFFFTFPLVPELPPDYALDAQRETQAQHQPQSDESAQQRADRML
- the rpsD gene encoding 30S ribosomal protein S4, with amino-acid sequence MNKTSKVKRSRALGVPLTPKALKIMERRPNPPGQHGGRGQWRRASDYKQQLLQKQRLRDQYNIREAQMRGYIQRAYRTKGRTPETLMILLESRLDALVLRAGFARSIYAARQYVNHGHITVNGERVDIPSYSVKPGDVIAVKEKSRKIPAIVEALETVGNVPPYVEMDKKSMSAKYARLPVPTEIPVICEVNQVIEYYSR
- the lepB gene encoding signal peptidase I, giving the protein MSLPPSPPELGPLDRQNVVALDEAPSSRLRRTLREVFETILLALVLFLAINFVSARVRVEFNSMYPNFHNGDYIIVNRLAYRWAEPQRGDVVVFPYPNDPDEDYIKRVIGLPGERIAIYAGKVYINGQALEEIYASEPIRLDMSERIVPPEHVYVIGDNRNASSDSREWGALPISDIIGKAVFRYFPFDAIGVVEHYTLPDPGDN